Below is a window of Cryobacterium sp. PAMC25264 DNA.
GGCGCAGGCTCCCAGGCAGGGGGTGCTGACGAGCACGGCGCCTCGGCTGCGGGATACGGTGGCGCGCAGTCGCTCAGTGCCGGTCTGGTCATCCGCCAGCCTGTGCAGAGCCTCGCAGCGGTGGCCCGCGCAGAGCGCGACGAGGGGGCCGCTCGCTTCGGGGGCTGGCGGCGTGCGCTTCGGGGTGCGAGTCATGGGGGTCTCCCTGGGTCGGTGGCGGGCGGCCTAGTCGGTGTCGAGGTCCCAGGCCGGGAATGGATCGGCCAGGGCGCGCCACTCGATCGGGCCGCCGATGAACTCGCGGTCGTCGAGCAGGCAGGCGTTGAGGTTCGCGGTGAGCCGGGCGCTGTCGAGGTCTCGGCCGAAGAAGGCGATCTCCTGGCCCCACGGTGACTCGGGGTCGTGGCTGCCCATGCCGGTCGGCTCGAATTCGATGCTCGGGCCGGCACTGTTCCACGAGCCGACGACGTGCGGGCGCGATGCCAGCCGGAAGAGCCCGCGGGACCGCAGGATCTCGCCCGAGTCGGTGGACCTGTCGCTGAGGAACTCGGCCAGCCGACCCGGATGGAAGGGGCGGGGATCCCGGTAGACCACACAGCCGAGGCCGGTGCGGCTCGCACCGAGCAGTCCCTCGCCGTTGAGCTGCCGAATCCAGCCGGGGCTCTGCTGCAGCCAGGCCAGCATGTCTTCCCGAGGCGGCAGCCATCCGCCCACCGAGCTGCGCCTGTGCCGAGCGAAGACCACCTGGCACGAGGGGTTCAGCAGTCGAACGAAATCACGCAGGTCCGCGCACTCGGCGGCGGTGGCGAGGTCGGTCTTGTTGATTACCACCACACTGGCCCACTCGATCTGTTGCACGAGGGCATCGGCCACGGTGCGGTCGTGCTCGCCGTGGGTGGCGCAGGGCACCGGGGGTTCGGGGGCGAGAGCGTCGCTGCGGATGTCGCGCCAGAATGTGGACGCGTCGAGCACGCTCACAAAATTGCCCAGCCGGATGGGGCCGGTGCCGGGATGCCGTGCCGGGTCACGGCCGGCGGCCATGACCGAGATCGCCACCTCGAGGGGCACGGCGGACGGGTGGATCTCCAGCATCACCTCACCCCGGGTGCCCGTGCCGGCGATGGCGCCGCTCACGGCGTCGTGATCGGCGCCGACCAGGCCGATGCTGGTGCGGCCGCTCGCGCGGGCGATCGAGGACTTGCCGGCGCCGGGGAGGCCGCTGACCAGATTCACGGTGAGGAAGGGCGGTGGTGTCATGCTGTTACTCTAATTGATATTCATTCTCAATAAGGAAGTCGTGGCCATGAAAGTACGCAATTCACTCAAAGCGCTCAAGAGGCTCCCCGGGGCCCAGATCGTGCACCGGCGCGGCCGGGTGTTCGTGATCAACAAGAAGAACCCGCGCCTGAAGGCCCGACAGGGTTAACGTGTCGGAGCAGACAGCGGTGCTCGACACCCTCGTGATCGGGGCCGGCCCGGCCAGCATCGGCACCGCCGTGGCCCTGCAGGCCGTGCACGGACTGGTGCACGGGGTCGTCGAACGAGGCCAGCTCGGCCAGAGCTTCCTCGATTGGCCGGAGCAGATGACCTTTCTGACGCCCT
It encodes the following:
- a CDS encoding GTP-binding protein, with the protein product MTPPPFLTVNLVSGLPGAGKSSIARASGRTSIGLVGADHDAVSGAIAGTGTRGEVMLEIHPSAVPLEVAISVMAAGRDPARHPGTGPIRLGNFVSVLDASTFWRDIRSDALAPEPPVPCATHGEHDRTVADALVQQIEWASVVVINKTDLATAAECADLRDFVRLLNPSCQVVFARHRRSSVGGWLPPREDMLAWLQQSPGWIRQLNGEGLLGASRTGLGCVVYRDPRPFHPGRLAEFLSDRSTDSGEILRSRGLFRLASRPHVVGSWNSAGPSIEFEPTGMGSHDPESPWGQEIAFFGRDLDSARLTANLNACLLDDREFIGGPIEWRALADPFPAWDLDTD
- the ykgO gene encoding type B 50S ribosomal protein L36, encoding MKVRNSLKALKRLPGAQIVHRRGRVFVINKKNPRLKARQG